The genomic interval TTTTGTTTGTTTAGCGCGATCAACATTCTTGATCCAACCGATATCTTTTTTAACAATTTGGCGGTAAAGGAATAGAATTGACTGCAAAGCTTGATTTTGCGTTGGCGCTGAAACGTGCCGTTGATTTGCAAGATAGTTTAAATAATTACGCACATTTTCGGCAGATAAATCTATTGGGTGAGTTTTATTATTATAAATGATAAAATCTTTAATCCATTTTATATAAGCTTGTTTAGTTCTAACGCTATAATGCAGAACAGTCATTTTTTCGGCGATTTCATCCAAAAGTTTACTTTTTTTATGCATAATATTATTCCCTAATTATTTAGCATAATATTTTCCCAATGGTGCATAATATTATTCCGGTAGTTTAAAGTGGCAAGAATATTAGATAGTAAAAAATTTATGTTTTAGCGCGATAACGAATAATATTACAATTGACATTTATAAATTTAAATTATATAATTATTTACAAATAAACAATATTATGCAAAGTAAAGAAAAATATTATGCAAAATTAATTAACTAATTCAGTATAAGTTATAGTTAAATTAAGCCAGCAAAGCTGGCAGTAAATAAAATCATTAAAAAAATACTATGATAAAAGTTTCAGACATACTCTCTGGAAGTTTAAATAAGTATTTAATTGACCATAAACTATCCTACAAACAAAAAAAAGTTATAAATAAAATAATAAACTGTTTTTCAGAAAACAGTAAGCAAATGCATTTTGTTTGTTCAAATGAAAAATGTGATTATGATGAGTATAAACCCCAGCCATGCAGAGATAGACATTGCAATAGATGTAACAATAATAAAAAAATAAAATGGCTTATAAATCTTTTGCGCAATCATTTGCCATTGCCATATTATCATATAGTATTCACATTACCATCCGAGTTAAATAACTTAGCAATATGTAATCAAAAAATATTGTATGATATATTCTTTAAGAGTTCATTTTATGTACTAAATAAGTTCTCACAAGATGAAAAATATTTTGGTGGAAAGCTTGGATATATTGGACTATTACATACTTGGGGACAAAAATTAGATTATCATCCGCATTTACATTTTATCGTAATGGCTGGAGGAATAAAGGGTAACACATATAAAAAACTGCCATATCAGAGGAAGTTTATTTTCCCGGTACTTGCAATGTCCAAGGTAATGATGGGCAAATTTATTGAATTGCTGAAAGAGAAGTATAATGAAGGCAAACTAAACTTTCCAGGAAAGTTAGAACCAATAGAGAAAGAAAAAGATTTTAATAAATATTTATTTGAACTTAGCAAGAAGAGTTGGGTGATTTATACAAAGGCACCATTGCCGAACAGTGAAAGAACATTGGAGTACATTTCAAGATATTCACACAAAGTAGCAATATCGAATGGCAGAATAAAAAGTTATAATGAAGGTAAAGTAAGTTTTGTGTATAACGACTATAATGAAGAAGATGAAAAAGGGATAGCAAAAAGAAAAGTTATAAAAATAACAGATATTGAATTTATCAGAAGATACGTGCTGCATATATTGCCGGAAGGTTTTAGAAAGATAAGATACGGTGGAATATTTTCTTCAAATCAAAAAAGTGATGCAATAAGAATAATTATGAACTGCATTAAAGATGAACTGAAAAAACTAATTGAGAATACTGAAAACTTACTTCATGATTTTGAAGAAGAAGTTAAATGTTTTTGTCCCAGATGTAACCATACAGTTCTGGTTAACGGTTATGGCTGAGGTTGAGAGCTTATACATTAATACTGGCTTAATCTAACTAGCCAATCAACCCGCAGCAGAACTATGTTGGATTAAATAGTAAATATTGTCTTTGAAAGTATGTTCTTAATTCTGTTAAAATGGTTCTGAATAATTTAAGTTTAGTTCCGCCGCGCTTTCTTTGAAAGTTAAGCACGGCTAAATATAAATCTTTGCGTTGCTTAATTGGCATTGCTCTTTGGAGCTGCGGGTTATTGGCAACGATGTTATAGGAAAAAAAATGTGGGTGAAAAATAGAAACAGCTCTTTTTATTTATTTTGGCATCTGGTA from Ignavibacteriota bacterium carries:
- a CDS encoding transposase codes for the protein MIKVSDILSGSLNKYLIDHKLSYKQKKVINKIINCFSENSKQMHFVCSNEKCDYDEYKPQPCRDRHCNRCNNNKKIKWLINLLRNHLPLPYYHIVFTLPSELNNLAICNQKILYDIFFKSSFYVLNKFSQDEKYFGGKLGYIGLLHTWGQKLDYHPHLHFIVMAGGIKGNTYKKLPYQRKFIFPVLAMSKVMMGKFIELLKEKYNEGKLNFPGKLEPIEKEKDFNKYLFELSKKSWVIYTKAPLPNSERTLEYISRYSHKVAISNGRIKSYNEGKVSFVYNDYNEEDEKGIAKRKVIKITDIEFIRRYVLHILPEGFRKIRYGGIFSSNQKSDAIRIIMNCIKDELKKLIENTENLLHDFEEEVKCFCPRCNHTVLVNGYG